A stretch of Hydractinia symbiolongicarpus strain clone_291-10 chromosome 9, HSymV2.1, whole genome shotgun sequence DNA encodes these proteins:
- the LOC130656247 gene encoding uncharacterized protein LOC130656247 → MMRYNAMFVSEVGKMKTLVHFLIILLHLQSIRTNVIPSNSATHNELDSSNRTLYIKTSTTQGFSTTQESSTTPGPSTTSQAKEQDPDDHDSVIAKRASLIVALGFVPGTICLYILCTFVPRWFEKYYENS, encoded by the exons ATGATGAGATATAATGCTATGTTTGTTTCTGAAGTTGGGAAGATGAAAACGTTGGTGCATTTTTTAATAATACTTCTTCATCTGCAAAGCATCAGAACAA ATGTAATACCCTCAAATAGCGCTACTCATAACGAATTAGACAGCTCAAACAGAACTTTATATATTAAAACTTCAACAACCCAAGGATTTTCAACAACTCAAGAATCTTCAACGACCCCAGGACCTTCAACGACTTCACAAGCTAAAGAACAGGATCCTGACGATCATGATTCAGTTATAGCGAAGAGGGCATCACTTATTGTGGCTTTAGGATTTGTGCCTGGTACCATATGTTTATACATTTTATGTACCTTCGTACCACGCTGGTTTGAAAAGTATTATGAAAATTCATaa
- the LOC130656245 gene encoding seipin-like — MLPLIFNLLSALWKAYWFIVYAFVMSLVVFLCFYLFYLPTALHIKPVHFQYRADCGRNVDDALCSFPSAELILHDSSKAADDGIRVLTRGQAYDITLELEVPLSERNKQIGMFMVQIDLLDKSWHKIASSSRSTMLRYESNLLTTLSTLFHIFPLVLGIKEQKQTLVLPLLEDFMDDSYRPAMSARITIHSKYIQMYSAQIKITALFTGVRYYMYNWPITFNLMMFSSIFSIVTLICLWRTLNKETLKESERKEYGDLSESSDGEVEDILGGGQDDGRDTEKINASTRVRVRRRMQAKENEMRKNSDSSQSDTIAATID; from the exons ATGTTACCCTTAATCTTTAATTTGCTATCAGCGCTATGGAAAGCCTATTGGTTTATCGTATATGCTTTTGTGATGTCATTGGTtgtctttctttgtttttatcttttttatttaccaACTGCCCTGCACATTAAACCTGTTCATTTTCAGTACAG AGCTGATTGTGGTAGGAATGTTGATGATGCTTTGTGCTCATTCCCTTCAGCAGAGTTGATATTGCACGATTCTTCAAAAGCTGCTGATGATGGGATTAGG GTTTTGACACGTGGCCAAGCATATGATATCACTTTAGAATTAGAGGTGCCCCTTTCAGAACGAAATAAACAGATTG GTATGTTTATGGTGCAGATTGACCTGCTTGATAAATCATGGCATAAAATTGCGTCTTCATCCAGGTCG acGATGCTACGCTACGAAAGTAACCTGTTAACGACGCTCAGCACATTATTTCATATCTTCCCATTAGTGTTAGGAATAAAAGAGCAAAAGCAAACTCTGGTTTTACCATTATTGGAAGATTTCATGGATGATTCG TATCGTCCAGCAATGTCGGCGCGAATCACTATTCATTCAAAGTATATACAGATGTATTCTGCGCAGATTAAAATCACTGCTCTCTTCACTGGAGTTCG GTATTATATGTATAACTGGCCGATCACGTTTAACTTGATGATGTTCAGTTCCATCTTCAGCATTGTAACCTTAATTTGTTTGTGGCGTACGCTCAACAAAGAAACGCTCAaagaaagcgaaagaaaagaGTACGGCGATCTGAGCGAGAGTTCTGACGGGGAGGTGGAAGATATCTTAGGAGGTGGACAGGACGATGGGAGagatacagaaaaaatcaaTGCTTCAACAAGAGTTAGAGTAAGAAGAAGAATGCAGGCCAAGGAAAACGAAATGCGCAAGAATTCTGATAGTTCCCAATCAGATACCATTGCTGCTACGATAGATTAA
- the LOC130657869 gene encoding uncharacterized protein LOC130657869 — protein sequence MDCSPEYVDDIERKQLPVDTAGEEQLIRRKKRRARHMTMKYDDTSKMLADIEAAKELSEGQRMDKVEHPVKGREREGGIKANPAEEEQHYGKSKVMEGDKQVKVKSCLKKKTEGDQLKGKQTLNVNGNVDNSKARKVFFSEEVTYYEDFASIKTKKKRKFHNLRNATIIIERKKTVLVKAMRKLVEKHKATKLKLLEEKKAVILKAAEMESLNLVLSGKEVELRKKEKEIACMKANASDIKTTVSESLQKSVTKLDTVEENIRADIRKIERKLAQRWRFVGKKKLLAEKQKLTVMLDTICATSQTLQKDAILLDTFKF from the exons atGGATTGCTCGCCAGAATATGTGGACGATATTGAAAGGAAACAATTACCGGTAGATACTGCTGGTGAGGAGCAACTAATTAGACGAAAAAAACGACGAGCTCGTCATATGACGATGAAGTATGACGACACGTCAAAGATGCTTGCCGACATTGAAGCGGCGAAAGAGCTTAGTGAAG GTCAGCGTATGGATAAAGTTGAACACCCGGTGAAGGGGCGTGAAAGAGAAGGGGGTATAAAAGCAAACCCTGCGGAGGAGGAACAACATTATGGGAAAAGCAAAGTTATGGAGGGTGATAAACAAGTAAAGGTAAAATCTTGCTTGAAAAAGAAAACGGAAGGAGATCAGTTGAAAGGAAAACAAACGCTCAATGTTAATGGTAATGTTGACAACAGCAAAGCAAGGAAAGTTTTCTTTTCTGAAGAGGTGACCTATTACGAGGATTTTGCTTCGATCAAAACCAAGAAGAAGCGAAAGTTTCACAACCTGCGCAACGCCACGATCATTAttgaaagaaagaaaacagtTCTTGTAAAAGCTATGAGAAAGTTGGTTGAGAAACACAAAGCAACAAAGCTGAAGTTACTGGAGGAGAAGAAAGCTGTTATATTGAAAGCCGCAGAAATGGAGTCACTCAATTTGGTTCTTAGTGGAAAGGAAGTCGAGTTGCGGAAAAAAGAGAAGGAGATTGCTTGCATGAAAGCCAATGCGTCTGACATAAAA ACCACTGTCAGTGAATCACTCCAAAAATCCGTAACTAAATTGGATACAGTGGAAGAAAACATCAGAGCTGATATAAGAAAAATCGAGCGAAAGCTTGCACAACGCTGGCGCTTTGTCGGAAAGAAGAAACTTCTAGCAGAAAAGCAGAAACTTACTGTTATGCTAGATACAATCTGCGCAACATCGCAGACATTACAGAAAGATGCCATCCTTTTGGAcaccttcaaattttaa
- the LOC130657722 gene encoding uncharacterized protein LOC130657722, producing MLNWRQTLTFLFVTGIVSYVSAQNTTVSTASITTKQLVNTTTAGTTKEKPTETTKETVLTTKATLQTPVTVKVNTAVTTNATTTKTTATTTTTTTTTTTTPTTTTTLPPATKFSRCHLNDTFCNKNGVCYVGIDGAPSKFCSCNHEFYGTRCEDEVTKVMDKIVFALGILCAILVIVLLVISCNLHNKACELEEFKGKVQRQKKEDKKKRQVMFSNPPSKQASVKSSTRSDAGSVNGAYLFDITSTGIERSSSFQNDLDVSGKTDVVVKVDVNSKDDTDGDLAIPHKNRIDNPDNISITSEISREGSGVLLLPGGNNAKGRPRSWAGTASEPRENLNEIYRDLYGGDTDVRGYVKSNHLNPHQTKHDQRRHSDLKYGDMRRYNKYSDSRGKPRSMTDLRVAALQGGSNNKKALSVEDIPVRKTISVENIHTGQITKLTARPKSPSNGQKKKKMGIYARQQEEMLESPF from the exons ATGTTAAATTGGAGACAAACTTTAACGTTTCTATTCGTAACTGGAATCGTAAGCTATGTTAGCGCACAGAATACGACAGTGTCTACCGCCAGCATAACGACAAAACAACTAGTCAATACAACGACTGCGGGAACTACCAAAGAAAAACCGACAGAAACTACAAAAGAAACAGTTTTAACGACAAAAGCAACATTGCAAACCCCAGTGACGGTAAAAGTAAACACCGCCGTAACGACGAAcgcaacaacaacgaaaacgacggcgacgacaacaacaacaacgacgacgacgacgacgacgccgacaacaacaacaaccctGCCACCAGCAACAAAATTTTCTCGGTGCCATTTAAATGATacgttttgtaataaaaatggCGTCTGTTATGTTGGTATCGATGGAGCTCCCTCTAAGTTTTGTAG TTGCAACCATGAGTTTTACGGCACAAGATGCGAAGATGAAGTCACTAAAG TTATGGATAAAATCGTCTTTGCTCTTGGGATATTATGCGCCATATTAGTTATTGTATTGCTGGTCATTTCGTGTAATTTGCATAATAAAGCATG TGAACTGGAAGAGTTTAAAGGAAAAGTGCAGCGGCAGAAAAAAGAAGATAAGAAGAAAAGACAAGTCATGTTTAGCAACCCACCTTCAAAACAGGCTAGTGTAAAAAGCTCTACACGGTCTGATGCTGGTAGTGTGAACGGCGCTTATTTATTCGACATTACTTCAACAGGCATTGAGAGATCTTCTTCCTTTCAAAATGATCTCGATGTCTCAGGCAAAACTGATGTAGTTGTTAAAGTTGACGTAAATAGCAAAGATGATACTGACGGCGACTTAGCTATACCGCACAAAAATCGGATTGATAACCCGGACAACATTTCAATAACTTCAGAAATATCTCGCGAGGGAAGTGGTGTATTGCTTTTACCTGGTGGAAACAATGCAAAGGGTCGACCACGAAGTTGGGCTGGGACAGCGAGTGAACCTCgtgaaaatttaaatgaaatataCCGCGATTTGTACGGGGGAGATACAGATGTTAGGGGGTACGTTAAGAGTAATCATTTAAATCCACACCAAACTAAACATGATCAAAGAAGACATAGCGATTTAAAATATGGAGATATGCGAAGATACAACAAATATAGCGATAGTAGAGGAAAGCCGCGAAGTATGACTGATTTGAGAGTTGCAGCTTTACAAGGGGGttcaaataacaaaaaagctttaaGCGTTGAAGATATACCAGTTCGCAAAACAATAAGCGTCGAGAACATTCACACAGGACAAATAACGAAGCTGACAGCGCGTCCAAAGTCACCTAGCAAtggacaaaaaaagaaaaagatgggAATTTATGCAAGACAACAAGAAGAGATGCTTGAAAGTCCATTTTAA